From a single Rutidosis leptorrhynchoides isolate AG116_Rl617_1_P2 chromosome 5, CSIRO_AGI_Rlap_v1, whole genome shotgun sequence genomic region:
- the LOC139850064 gene encoding inositol-tetrakisphosphate 1-kinase 1-like has translation MEEVIRKRYSVGYALLQKKQQSFIQLSLLNLAKRRGIDLIKIDTDKPLVEQGPFDCVIHKLNGDDWRKQLDEYSIRNPNALVIDSPDAIQRLCNRISMLESVSEIEVNPSHTASFGIPKQTAIYEIEKLNESTVRNEGLKFPVIAKPLVVDGSVDSHKMRLVFDNEGLNKLKAPTVLQEFVNHGGVIFKVYVVGEYVKCVKRKSLEDITDEKLKSLRGSLSFCQVSNIKCNVNNDQMYYKVLEDVEMPPMRLITDIAKGLRNAMKLNLFNFDVIRDTKVGNRYLVVDINYFPGFAKLPGYESVLTDFFWDVLNNKEKTKCFCYQKDSANFVDKVVNDGSAGLMV, from the coding sequence ATGGAGGAAGTAATTAGGAAGCGATACAGCGTAGGTTACGCCTTGTTACAGAAGAAACAACAAAGCTTCATTCAGCTTTCATTGCTAAATTTAGCAAAACGACGTGGTATCGACTTAATCAAAATCGATACTGATAAACCACTGGTGGAACAAGGACCCTTCGATTGCGTGATTCACAAATTGAACGGTGATGATTGGCGGAAACAGCTCGACGAATACTCAATTCGAAACCCTAACGCTCTCGTAATCGATTCGCCTGACGCAATTCAACGATTATGCAATCGTATTTCAATGCTAGAATCTGTTTCTGAAATTGAGGTGAATCCTAGCCATACGGCGTCGTTTGGAATACCTAAACAAACGGCGATTTACGAAATTGAAAAGCTGAATGAATCCACGGTGAGAAATGAAGGATTGAAGTTTCCGGTGATTGCGAAACCGTTAGTTGTTGACGGAAGTGTGGATTCGCATAAAATGCGGTTAGTTTTCGATAATGAAGGTTTGAACAAACTGAAAGCACCTACTGTGCTACAGGAGTTTGTGAATCATGGTGGTGTGATTTTCAAAGTGTACGTGGTTGGCGAGTATGTGAAATGTGTAAAACGGAAGTCGTTAGAGGACATAACTGATGAGAAGTTGAAAAGTTTACGTGGTTCGTTATCGTTTTGTCAGGTTTCGAATATAAAATGCAATGTAAATAATGATCAGATGTATTATAAGGTTTTAGAAGATGTCGAAATGCCTCCAATGAGGTTGATAACTGATATCGCGAAAGGGCTGCGAAACGCGATGAAATTGAATTTATTTAATTTCGATGTGATTAGGGATACTAAGGTTGGAAATAGGTACCTGGTTGTGGATATTAATTATTTCCCTGGGTTTGCGAAATTGCCTGGCTACGAATCGGTTTTGACTGATTTTTTCTGGGATGTTTTGAACAATAAAGAGAAGACGAAATGTTTCTGTTACCAGAAAGATTCGGCGAACTTTGTTGATAAGGTTGTTAATGATGGATCGGCCGGTTTGATGGTTTAA